In the genome of Croceimicrobium hydrocarbonivorans, one region contains:
- a CDS encoding 2-oxoacid:acceptor oxidoreductase subunit alpha has product MKNTQALKKVTILFAGDSGDGIQLAGSQFANTTALAGNDLSTFPDFPAEIRAPIGTVSGVSGFQINFGSEEIHTPGGRPDVLVALNAAAYRKNFPSLKSAGTIIVDPAGFDKKNLRLAGYDDEENPLLNKPADYQFYEIEVTRLNRDAMKEVEIAPRDRDRSRNMFVLGFIYFLYNRDLEVTLHFLEEKFKHKPDALEANKKALMAGYNYGDTIEAITRFRIEKAKLPAGEYRNVTGNQALALGLIAASKKAGLDLFYGSYPITPASDILHELAARKNYGVKTFQAEDEIAAITSAIGASFGGALGVTGTSGPGMALKTEALGLAMMLELPLVVVNVQRGGPSTGLPTKTEQSDLMQAVYGRNGETPIPVIAASSPSDCFWAAYEGAKYAIEHMTPVIVLSDGYLANSSEPWLFPKAADLAEIKAPFRTEVENYLPYERDEREVREWAIPGQAGLEHRLGGLEKEDKTGNVSYDAENHELMVKTRARKVALVAKDYPETRLLQGAEKADLLVLGWGNTKGAIQVAVAQALVEGLSVAQLHLRYINPLPEDLGAILQRYPHILIPELNDGQLVRIIRDHYLVKADVLDKIQGKPFLAEEILAQIKKVLKDGNH; this is encoded by the coding sequence ATGAAAAATACCCAAGCCCTTAAAAAAGTCACCATTCTTTTTGCCGGCGATAGTGGCGATGGGATACAATTAGCTGGCTCTCAATTTGCGAATACCACTGCCTTGGCGGGAAATGACTTAAGCACTTTTCCCGACTTCCCGGCAGAAATTCGCGCCCCGATCGGAACGGTATCCGGAGTTTCGGGCTTCCAAATCAATTTTGGAAGTGAAGAAATTCATACCCCTGGCGGTCGACCGGATGTTCTGGTGGCCTTAAATGCAGCAGCCTACCGCAAGAATTTTCCTAGCCTTAAATCGGCGGGAACCATAATCGTAGACCCAGCCGGATTCGATAAGAAGAATCTGCGCTTAGCGGGATATGATGATGAGGAAAATCCGCTCTTAAATAAGCCTGCTGATTATCAATTCTACGAAATTGAGGTAACCCGTCTCAATCGGGATGCCATGAAGGAAGTGGAAATTGCTCCCAGAGATCGCGATCGTTCTCGGAATATGTTTGTTTTAGGATTCATTTATTTCCTCTACAATCGTGATTTGGAGGTTACTCTGCATTTCCTCGAAGAGAAATTTAAACATAAGCCTGATGCCCTTGAGGCGAATAAGAAGGCCTTGATGGCGGGATACAATTATGGCGATACCATCGAGGCTATTACCCGCTTCCGAATTGAAAAAGCCAAATTACCCGCAGGTGAATATCGTAATGTAACCGGCAATCAAGCTTTGGCGCTTGGATTAATTGCGGCCTCTAAAAAAGCGGGATTGGATTTGTTTTACGGATCCTATCCCATTACTCCCGCTTCGGATATTCTGCATGAATTGGCAGCGCGTAAGAATTACGGAGTAAAAACCTTCCAGGCGGAAGATGAGATCGCGGCTATTACTTCCGCTATTGGTGCCAGCTTTGGTGGTGCCCTGGGGGTAACCGGGACATCAGGTCCGGGGATGGCCCTAAAAACCGAAGCGCTGGGATTGGCTATGATGTTGGAGCTACCCTTGGTGGTAGTGAATGTGCAAAGGGGAGGTCCTAGTACCGGCTTACCTACCAAAACCGAGCAAAGTGATTTAATGCAGGCGGTGTACGGTCGCAATGGCGAAACGCCTATCCCTGTGATTGCTGCTTCCTCTCCTTCAGATTGTTTTTGGGCCGCCTATGAAGGAGCTAAGTATGCTATTGAGCACATGACCCCGGTTATAGTTTTAAGCGATGGCTATTTGGCCAACAGCTCTGAGCCCTGGCTTTTCCCTAAGGCCGCAGACTTAGCTGAAATTAAAGCTCCCTTCCGCACTGAAGTTGAAAATTACCTTCCCTACGAGCGCGATGAGCGAGAGGTACGCGAATGGGCGATACCCGGTCAGGCTGGCTTGGAGCATCGCTTAGGTGGATTGGAGAAAGAAGATAAAACGGGCAATGTGAGCTACGATGCAGAGAACCACGAATTGATGGTGAAAACTCGTGCTCGCAAAGTGGCTTTGGTCGCTAAAGATTATCCCGAAACTCGCCTTTTGCAAGGTGCTGAAAAAGCCGACTTGCTGGTTTTAGGATGGGGAAATACCAAAGGTGCCATCCAGGTTGCGGTAGCGCAGGCTTTGGTCGAAGGGCTTTCCGTTGCTCAATTACACCTGCGTTATATTAATCCATTACCAGAAGATTTAGGCGCCATATTACAGCGCTATCCTCATATTCTAATTCCGGAATTGAACGACGGACAATTGGTGCGCATCATCCGAGATCACTATTTGGTGAAGGCTGATGTTTTGGATAAAATTCAGGGGAAACCCTTTTTGGCGGAAGAGATTTTAGCGCAAATCAAAAAAGTATTGAAAGATGGAAACCACTAA
- a CDS encoding 2-oxoacid:ferredoxin oxidoreductase subunit beta, with translation METTNTLSARDFSSDQEVKWCPGCGDYSILKQMQSVVPELGIAREDIVFISGIGCSSRFPYYMNTYGMHSIHGRAPAIATGLKITNPDLSIWVITGDGDGLSIGGNHLIHLLRRNVDLNVLLFNNQIYGLTKGQYSPTSELGKKTKSSPLGSLDHPFNPLALALGADASFVARSIDRDPKHLREILSASHQHKGTSFIEVYQNCNVFNDGTFLNFTDKKLKDENVLLLEEGQPLVYDQGKKGIRLNGLKPEIVNLEEGASLNDLWIHDSRDATKAYVLSRFFDDSLPRPFGIFYQEDRPCYEDDLLDQIDHAKGVQGEGDLDDLLRGKRSWTVG, from the coding sequence ATGGAAACCACTAATACCCTAAGTGCCCGCGATTTTAGCAGCGACCAGGAGGTGAAATGGTGTCCGGGCTGTGGCGATTATAGTATTCTCAAGCAAATGCAATCGGTGGTTCCCGAATTAGGGATTGCCCGTGAAGACATCGTTTTCATTTCGGGTATCGGTTGTAGTTCGCGCTTCCCCTATTATATGAATACCTATGGCATGCATAGTATTCACGGGCGTGCACCGGCAATTGCGACCGGTTTAAAAATCACCAATCCAGATTTAAGCATTTGGGTAATTACTGGTGATGGCGATGGCTTGAGTATTGGAGGTAACCACCTTATTCACTTGCTACGTCGTAATGTAGACCTCAATGTATTGCTCTTTAATAATCAGATTTACGGACTTACTAAAGGTCAGTATTCGCCCACTTCAGAGCTAGGAAAGAAAACCAAAAGTAGCCCATTGGGAAGTCTGGATCATCCCTTTAATCCTTTGGCCCTGGCTTTGGGTGCCGATGCCAGCTTTGTAGCGCGCAGTATTGATCGCGACCCTAAACATTTACGTGAAATCCTTAGCGCTAGCCACCAGCATAAAGGCACCAGTTTTATTGAGGTATATCAAAACTGTAATGTCTTTAATGATGGCACTTTCCTCAATTTCACAGATAAGAAGCTGAAGGACGAAAATGTATTGCTTCTGGAGGAAGGTCAGCCCTTGGTATATGATCAAGGTAAAAAGGGCATTCGCCTGAATGGCCTGAAACCTGAAATTGTAAACCTTGAAGAGGGAGCGTCCTTAAATGATCTTTGGATTCATGATAGTCGGGATGCAACCAAAGCCTATGTTCTAAGCCGTTTCTTTGATGATAGCTTACCGCGTCCATTCGGGATTTTCTATCAGGAAGATCGTCCTTGCTATGAAGATGATTTACTGGATCAGATCGATCATGCGAAAGGCGTTCAGGGCGAAGGCGATTTGGATGATTTGTTGCGCGGAAAGCGGAGTTGGACTGTAGGTTGA
- a CDS encoding sensor histidine kinase: MNFRSYPIQISLRLLLLLFSMGLLFYLSSHYELLFVNIVMVLVLIGQAIELAYYQQKLLIETRKFLEAVRFGDLSTRFDLARSGKAFAELEQEFSRMLSIIHESKVKGDHRDQILNLILQNLNLGIMLVDEQGHILLTNDKCQELLDIPNFQNWKRLEERLPSLAKVIGDFNFTGRKLWSRENGSGAEEFYLDLQHLQLAGIHYHLLSIGTMRHALEEKEMEAWHRLIRILAHEVMNSVTPVVSLSETLRDMVAQDGKAKKPEEISEEDLTDMHEALSTIIRRSKGMLSFVEEYRKLSQLPAPEKTVVPLRELFEEVVQLMHKEAESRQVKLSYQLTQNRLAVKADKKMIEQVLINLIKNAFPALEGRENAFIELSAELQNEGVVVYVRDNGEGIDPDLISQIFVPFFSTRKSGTGIGLSLSKNIMKTHQGNLKVQSVVGEGTLFKLCFGDE; the protein is encoded by the coding sequence ATGAACTTTAGATCCTACCCCATCCAGATCAGCCTGCGGCTTTTGCTCCTGCTCTTTAGCATGGGTCTGCTCTTCTATTTATCCAGTCATTACGAGCTCCTCTTTGTAAACATCGTAATGGTTTTAGTGCTGATCGGCCAAGCAATTGAACTAGCCTATTACCAGCAAAAACTACTGATTGAAACCCGAAAATTTTTAGAAGCCGTTCGCTTTGGTGATCTAAGCACGCGTTTTGACCTGGCTCGCTCTGGAAAGGCTTTCGCCGAATTGGAACAGGAATTCAGCCGCATGCTTTCCATTATTCACGAATCTAAAGTGAAGGGTGATCATCGCGATCAAATCCTCAATTTAATTCTCCAAAATTTGAATTTGGGGATCATGTTAGTTGATGAGCAAGGTCATATTTTACTCACTAATGATAAGTGCCAGGAGCTGCTGGACATTCCCAATTTCCAAAATTGGAAACGACTGGAAGAACGCCTGCCTAGCTTGGCCAAGGTAATTGGTGACTTTAATTTCACCGGTCGCAAATTATGGTCACGCGAAAATGGCTCGGGGGCCGAAGAATTCTATCTGGACCTTCAGCATTTGCAATTAGCTGGTATCCATTACCACCTGCTAAGCATTGGCACCATGCGCCATGCTTTGGAAGAAAAGGAAATGGAAGCCTGGCATCGACTGATCCGCATTTTAGCCCATGAGGTAATGAACTCGGTAACGCCAGTAGTGAGCCTCAGTGAAACCCTGCGTGATATGGTGGCTCAGGATGGCAAGGCCAAAAAGCCAGAAGAAATCTCAGAGGAAGACCTAACAGATATGCATGAGGCATTGAGTACGATTATCCGTCGTAGCAAAGGCATGCTCAGCTTTGTTGAGGAATACCGCAAATTGAGTCAGCTCCCCGCCCCTGAAAAAACGGTGGTTCCCTTACGCGAGCTTTTTGAAGAAGTAGTGCAGCTCATGCATAAGGAAGCGGAATCACGGCAAGTGAAATTGAGCTATCAGCTTACCCAAAATCGCCTGGCAGTAAAAGCTGATAAGAAGATGATTGAGCAAGTATTGATCAACCTCATCAAGAATGCTTTTCCGGCCTTGGAAGGACGTGAAAATGCTTTTATCGAACTCAGCGCCGAACTTCAAAATGAGGGCGTAGTAGTTTATGTTCGGGATAATGGAGAAGGAATAGACCCCGACCTTATCTCCCAGATTTTTGTTCCCTTTTTCAGTACCCGCAAAAGTGGAACCGGCATCGGTTTAAGCCTGAGTAAAAACATTATGAAAACCCATCAGGGCAACCTAAAAGTACAAAGTGTAGTTGGAGAAGGCACGCTGTTTAAGCTTTGCTTCGGGGATGAGTAG
- a CDS encoding sigma-54-dependent transcriptional regulator, producing the protein MKKPYHILIVDDDPDVLTSARILLKQHFQKVETTEDPSDLNRILSRKNIDLVLLDMNFRKGRNDGAEGIYWLKHIRELSPSTQVVLMTAYGEVELAVKAIKEGAFDFVLKPWTNEKLLATINNALKLAREQQKVAQLQHSNKQWEDQAALKEEDLISRSPSMTSVLETLKKVAETDANILLLGENGTGKSALALSIHRMSMRKQEPFVTVDLGAIAPSLFESELFGHKKGAFTDASEDKAGRFESAHEGSLFLDEIGNLDLSLQSKLLNALQTQEIRRVGENQSRKVNVRLICATNSPLHDWVEEKRFRQDLLYRINTVEIVVPPLRERLEDIPLLARKFFERFCKKYNKESLSLSIEAIDALCEYHWPGNVRELEHSMERAVILSAGKEVKSEDLQLRGGQAAKPAGLNLEEMERHLVLQALDKHRGNISKAAKDLGLTRAALYRRMEKYEL; encoded by the coding sequence GTGAAAAAGCCCTACCATATTCTTATTGTTGATGATGATCCGGATGTACTTACCAGTGCCCGGATTTTACTCAAACAACACTTCCAAAAAGTGGAAACCACCGAAGATCCTTCGGACCTAAACCGGATTTTAAGTCGGAAGAATATAGATTTGGTTTTACTGGATATGAATTTCCGCAAGGGCCGGAACGATGGCGCTGAAGGGATTTACTGGCTTAAGCATATTCGTGAACTCAGTCCTAGCACTCAGGTAGTTTTAATGACTGCCTATGGTGAAGTGGAATTGGCGGTTAAAGCCATCAAAGAAGGGGCCTTCGATTTTGTGCTCAAACCCTGGACCAACGAAAAGCTTTTAGCGACTATAAACAATGCTTTAAAGCTGGCCCGCGAACAGCAAAAGGTCGCTCAGCTTCAGCATAGCAACAAACAATGGGAGGATCAGGCGGCATTGAAGGAAGAAGATCTGATTAGCCGTTCTCCCAGTATGACCAGTGTTTTGGAAACGCTTAAAAAAGTAGCCGAAACCGATGCCAATATTTTGTTGCTCGGCGAAAACGGAACCGGAAAATCGGCCCTGGCCTTGAGCATCCATAGAATGAGCATGCGCAAACAGGAGCCCTTTGTTACGGTGGACTTAGGCGCCATTGCCCCCAGCTTATTTGAAAGTGAATTATTCGGACATAAAAAAGGGGCCTTTACCGATGCTTCGGAGGATAAAGCCGGTCGTTTTGAATCGGCCCATGAGGGTAGCCTCTTTTTAGATGAAATTGGCAACCTCGACCTTAGCCTGCAGTCTAAATTATTGAATGCCCTGCAAACTCAGGAAATCCGCCGGGTGGGAGAAAACCAAAGTCGTAAGGTGAATGTGCGTTTGATCTGTGCTACCAATAGCCCCCTGCACGATTGGGTAGAGGAAAAGCGCTTTCGTCAAGATTTGCTTTATCGCATTAATACCGTCGAAATTGTGGTGCCTCCCCTGCGCGAGCGCCTGGAAGATATTCCTCTTTTGGCCCGAAAGTTTTTTGAGCGCTTTTGCAAGAAGTACAATAAGGAAAGCTTAAGCTTGAGCATTGAGGCCATCGATGCTCTATGCGAATACCACTGGCCTGGCAATGTGCGTGAATTGGAGCACAGCATGGAGAGAGCCGTTATCCTCAGTGCGGGCAAAGAAGTAAAATCCGAAGACCTGCAATTAAGAGGTGGGCAGGCCGCTAAACCAGCAGGCCTAAACCTCGAAGAAATGGAACGTCATTTGGTATTGCAGGCTTTGGACAAACACCGAGGAAATATCTCGAAAGCCGCCAAGGATTTAGGACTTACCCGAGCTGCGCTCTACCGAAGAATGGAAAAATATGAACTTTAG
- a CDS encoding ABC transporter ATP-binding protein produces MIRLHNISKIYRSQGVETRALNDVDLRVQDGEFLSIMGPSGCGKTTLLNIIGLLDTYEEGLFVFREQDMSLLDEKAKLIIRKEQIGFVFQNFNLIDDLTVAENIELPLHYLKVPRSERQERVLEVLDAISMGHRKDFFPYQLSGGQQQRVAVGRAIVSKPALILADEPTGNLDSAQGNDIMEMLARLNDQGTTVVMVTHSSHDASYSQRIVRLMDGEVTSEKKVLHAPF; encoded by the coding sequence ATGATCCGTCTGCATAATATTTCTAAGATTTACCGGAGCCAGGGAGTAGAAACCCGAGCCTTAAATGATGTGGACCTACGGGTTCAGGATGGTGAGTTCTTAAGCATTATGGGTCCCAGCGGATGCGGGAAAACCACTCTTCTTAATATTATTGGCCTGCTCGATACTTACGAGGAAGGCCTTTTTGTTTTTAGGGAACAAGACATGAGTTTGCTCGATGAAAAGGCCAAACTCATTATCCGCAAGGAGCAAATTGGATTTGTGTTTCAAAATTTCAATTTGATCGATGACCTTACCGTAGCCGAGAATATTGAGCTTCCCTTACACTATTTGAAAGTGCCACGCAGCGAGCGCCAGGAAAGGGTCTTGGAAGTATTGGATGCCATTTCCATGGGGCATCGCAAAGATTTTTTCCCCTATCAACTTTCGGGTGGGCAGCAACAAAGGGTGGCTGTGGGTCGTGCAATAGTTAGCAAGCCCGCCTTGATTTTGGCCGATGAACCTACCGGAAATCTCGACTCCGCTCAGGGGAACGATATTATGGAGATGTTGGCCCGACTTAACGATCAAGGTACTACGGTGGTGATGGTGACGCATAGTTCGCATGATGCCTCCTATTCGCAGCGTATCGTGCGCTTAATGGACGGCGAGGTGACTTCGGAGAAAAAGGTTTTACATGCTCCTTTCTAA
- a CDS encoding ABC transporter permease: MLLSKLPFAFRTLYRHRLYTLLNLGGLAIGLAVSIIVALYLHGEFTYDQHWEDHQDIYRVNSRFDLNGLEELYGGSGYGLASLLDEHYEEVEASTHLFHLENSIFFRTDSLRQYEDRVAIADSNFFQVFRTPFLAGKPDEALVQPFSIVVSAAFADRYFGGTQVLGRKINTSNYEYTITGVIQDLPENLHHSFQVLISEPPSIRDSNDLAVSLWQVSHYTFVKLKPDSDPYALEAGFDGFFDKYMAGLADIVQGSYQIELQEISSLHFNTNAKYDLPGGRLAYVYGFAGIGLLILILAIINYVNMATARSLKRIREAAMRKVLGASRVDIRWLILSESVLMSFIALLLAFALVEVFTAILPFNNAIGKNLFLNFGSFPELLPLSVILALLVGLISGSYPAISLARVSPLDAFTNKKGIQRRNSLPRKFLVGFQVCVSVAVVITAIFMYRQMEFIKNRNLGFNSDHVLVINVQDSTSIYRIQDLATNFRRSSLVESVTVGASSTGSGTFRSLFELEEEATHNFRRISLDFLGVGPQYLETMEIPLLAGRGFRQEDLGDSLHPKVIVNRALVRDMHWERPLGKKIRSAFDESGDATLEAEVIGVCDDFNAQSLHNRMAPLILTLHQDNFRVLQIKVSPDQMYAALDDLERRWTAMVPDVPFQFSFLNKDLLQMYDEEMRQSRLILYLTIIAILISLLGFVGLASFTTGLRTKEIAIRNVLGAGSWDLVNMIYRELVAVILAGVIIATPLSILITWQWLQNFAYRTSVEPLIIIFTVLLTLVIGYGIVAIHSLTVSRRNSIQNLV; encoded by the coding sequence ATGCTCCTTTCTAAGCTGCCATTTGCGTTCCGAACCCTCTATCGGCACCGTTTGTATACTCTTCTCAATTTGGGCGGCTTAGCTATTGGCCTGGCGGTTTCCATCATAGTAGCACTCTACTTACACGGGGAGTTTACCTACGATCAGCATTGGGAAGATCATCAGGATATTTACCGGGTAAATTCTCGTTTCGACCTTAATGGATTGGAGGAGCTTTATGGGGGTAGTGGTTATGGCTTAGCTTCGCTATTAGATGAACATTATGAAGAGGTTGAGGCATCTACCCATCTCTTTCATTTAGAGAACAGCATATTCTTTCGCACTGATAGTTTGCGGCAGTATGAGGATCGAGTGGCGATTGCTGATTCGAATTTCTTTCAGGTTTTTAGAACTCCCTTTTTGGCAGGTAAACCAGATGAAGCTTTAGTACAGCCCTTTAGCATTGTGGTGAGTGCTGCTTTCGCTGATCGCTATTTTGGCGGTACTCAGGTTTTAGGCCGAAAGATTAATACCAGCAATTACGAATACACTATTACCGGGGTGATTCAGGATTTACCGGAAAACTTACACCATAGCTTTCAGGTATTGATTTCTGAGCCGCCTTCCATCCGCGACAGCAATGATTTGGCGGTAAGCCTTTGGCAGGTAAGTCATTATACCTTCGTAAAATTGAAACCCGATTCAGATCCTTATGCTTTGGAGGCGGGATTCGATGGCTTCTTTGATAAGTATATGGCCGGTTTGGCGGATATCGTGCAGGGTAGCTATCAAATTGAACTGCAGGAAATTTCGTCCTTGCATTTTAATACTAATGCCAAATACGATTTGCCAGGAGGACGCTTAGCCTATGTGTATGGTTTTGCCGGAATTGGCTTGCTGATCTTGATTTTGGCGATTATCAACTATGTGAATATGGCTACCGCCCGCAGCTTGAAGCGGATTCGTGAGGCGGCCATGCGCAAGGTTTTAGGAGCCAGTCGTGTAGATATTCGCTGGCTCATTTTGAGTGAGTCGGTGCTGATGTCTTTTATCGCCCTATTACTGGCCTTTGCGCTGGTTGAGGTATTTACCGCCATTCTGCCCTTTAATAATGCTATTGGCAAGAACCTCTTTTTAAACTTTGGATCTTTCCCGGAATTGTTGCCCTTAAGTGTGATATTGGCTTTGCTGGTGGGACTCATCAGCGGAAGCTACCCTGCTATTAGCTTAGCGAGGGTAAGTCCTTTGGATGCCTTCACCAATAAAAAAGGGATACAGCGACGGAACTCCTTGCCTCGTAAATTTTTAGTGGGATTTCAGGTCTGTGTTTCGGTAGCGGTGGTGATTACCGCGATTTTCATGTACCGCCAAATGGAGTTTATCAAGAACCGGAATTTGGGTTTTAACTCCGATCATGTGCTGGTGATTAATGTACAGGATTCCACCAGTATTTATCGAATTCAAGATTTAGCCACTAATTTTCGACGTAGTTCCCTGGTAGAATCGGTTACGGTAGGGGCCAGCTCTACCGGTAGTGGTACTTTCCGGAGTTTGTTCGAATTGGAAGAAGAAGCCACACACAATTTCCGTCGTATTAGCCTGGATTTTCTGGGGGTTGGACCTCAGTATTTGGAGACCATGGAAATACCGCTTTTGGCGGGAAGGGGTTTTCGGCAGGAAGATCTTGGGGATAGCTTACATCCTAAGGTGATTGTGAACCGGGCCTTGGTGCGCGATATGCATTGGGAAAGACCTTTAGGGAAAAAGATTCGCAGTGCTTTTGATGAATCGGGTGATGCTACCCTCGAAGCAGAGGTAATTGGCGTTTGTGATGATTTTAATGCCCAGAGTCTGCATAATCGCATGGCCCCGCTAATCTTAACCTTGCATCAGGATAATTTTAGGGTATTACAGATTAAGGTTTCGCCGGATCAGATGTATGCTGCCCTGGATGATTTGGAACGTCGTTGGACGGCCATGGTGCCGGATGTGCCTTTCCAGTTTTCTTTCCTGAATAAGGATCTTTTGCAGATGTATGATGAGGAGATGCGGCAATCACGCTTGATTTTATACCTCACTATTATTGCCATTCTCATTTCACTATTGGGATTTGTGGGCCTAGCTTCTTTTACTACCGGATTGCGAACCAAGGAAATTGCCATTCGCAATGTTTTGGGCGCCGGATCCTGGGATCTGGTAAATATGATTTACCGCGAATTGGTAGCGGTTATTTTAGCCGGGGTTATTATTGCTACGCCCTTATCCATTTTGATCACCTGGCAATGGCTGCAAAACTTTGCCTATCGCACCTCGGTAGAACCGCTTATTATTATCTTCACCGTCCTATTAACCTTGGTAATCGGCTATGGTATTGTGGCGATTCACTCCCTAACCGTTTCCAGGAGAAACAGCATTCAAAACCTTGTGTAA